In a single window of the Nicotiana tomentosiformis chromosome 10, ASM39032v3, whole genome shotgun sequence genome:
- the LOC104089503 gene encoding uncharacterized protein gives MASSGLSLNTPQTFTGENYQIWSVKMKSYLETYDLWAVVMKDKLIQSLPANPTLAQIKAHSDEKTKKYKAKTIIQNSVADSIFSKIIACETSKEAWKTLKQEYQGSERARQNQILNLKRDFESLIMQDDETIAKYSNRISLIVNKIRLLGENFKDDRIVEKILVTILEKFESKISFLEESKDLSTISIAELISILQA, from the coding sequence atggCAAGCAGCGGTCTCTCTTTGAATACCCCACAAACTTTCACCGGTGAAAATTATCAGATTTGGTCAGTGAAGATGAAATCTTATCTTGAAACTTATGATCTATGGGCAGTTGTAATGAAAGACAAACTTATACAATCACTTCCTGCAAATCCTACCCTTGCCCAAATCAAAGCTCATTCAGATGAGAAAACCAAAAAATACAAAGCCAAAACTATAATTCAAAATTCAGTTGCAGATTCAATCTTCTCTAAAATCATTGCATGTGAGACATCAAAAGAAGCTTGGAAAACACTCAAACAGGAGTATCAAGGAAGTGAACGAGCCAGACAAAatcagattttaaatttgaaaagagatTTTGAATCTCTTATAATGCAAGATGATGAGACCATCGCTAAGTATTCTAACCGAATTTCTTTAATTGTCAATAAAATCAGGTTACTTGGCGAGAATTTCAAAGATGACAGGATAGTTGAAAAGATTCTTGTGACAATTCTCGAGAAATTTGAATCCAAAATTTCCTTTCTGGAAGAGTCTAAAGATCTCTCTACCATCTCTATTGCAGAATTAATAAGTATTCTTCAAGCATAA